The Maridesulfovibrio ferrireducens genomic sequence AAAATCAATTTCTTGGATTTGATGACATAACTCAAAAACCCAAATGGGCCGCGCTTAAAAATAAAGGCAGTGCCGAAATGGATGACTGGTCTTACAACCTGCATTTAGAGTTATATAGAGAAGGAACAGAATAATTGTAACAATTGCATATGATTGTTGACACAAGCCCTACATAATAATTACTTACTATACGAAATAGTTCTAATAAATTTCTAAAATGTTTTTAAACTGCAAACAGGAGAATTCACTTGGACGATGGCTCTGAGGGCCGATTATGGGCCAAATTAATTAATCTCTTTAGAAAAACAGACTCACCTCTCGAAGAACATATTCTCGAAGCTCGGGAAGAAGGCGAAATAAAGAGCGAAGTTGTTTCGATGCTACTTAATGTTCTTGAACTCAAAGACACAACTGCAAATGAAATAATGATTCCCCGTACCGATATAATCGGTGCTGAAATAAGCGGGGGACTTGCTGAAGTTGCCGAACAGATAATAGAGCACGGGCATTCCAGAATTCCCGTTTATATGGACACCAAAGATCATATTGTTGGAATTGTTCATGCCAAAGACATTATAGCTCCTCTTTTGGCAGGCCAAACATATGAATCACTGGAAAAAATATTGCGTGATCCTTTTATTGTTTCCGAGAATATACAAATCAAAACCTTGCTGAAAGAGTTTCAATCAGGCAGAAACCACATGGCAATTCTGCAAGATGAATATGGCGGAACATCCGGTCTGATAACTATGGAAGATGTTCTGGAGGAAATCGTCGGCGACATTTCCGACGAACATGATGTTGTGCGCCCCTCGGATTTCTATGAAAGAGAGGATGGCAACTTCATGGTTTCCGGCAGAGTTTCTTTATGTGAAGTCTCTGAAAAATTCGACCTTGATCTGGAATCTGAACACGTGGATTCAATCGGTGGATATCTATCCGAACTAATGGGAAGAATACCTCATATCGGTGAATTTATCGATGTGTCTGGATACAGATTCACTGTACACGAAAGTGATGCTAAGCAAATTACTTCCATTCTTGTAGAACCTCCCAAAGGCAGCTAGATGAACTTAGTCCTCCCGATTTTAATTGCTACGATTTGTGCCGGAATCGGCTATGCAAACCCTGCTGTACACTTTCCAGCGGCCGCCTTGGGATTCCCCTTGGCTCTGGGTTTAGTTGCTTTTTCAGCACGCTCGCCGCGCGAAGCTCTTAAAAGAGGATGGATCGTCGGTTCTTTTGCTTGTCTTGCATGCCTGTACTGGCTTGCCTACCCAGTCGGAGTTTACGGCGGAATATCATGGTTTCTTGCTATCCCCTGCCCGATTCTTATGGCTATGGCGGTAGGAGGTTACTATGGACTTTATACGTTCATATTAAACATTGCCGCCCGCAAGCTACATCCTTTCATGCTTTGCATTTTCAGCGGACTTCTTTGGACAACCATGGAGTTTGCACAGGGATATTTTTTTACAGGCTTTCCGTGGATGACTCTTTCATCCGCATTCTCCTTCTGGCCTGAATCAATTCAAGGTGCAGCTTTTGTAGGAGCATATGGACTTTCCGGACTTTTAGCCTCCATCACAACAGGCCTATTGACGTGGAAATCCTCAAACCTTGCAAAAATCTGGAGTGTTGGCATTTTGACGGCTATTGTCCTACTCGGAGTTCTGAGAACTCAGCCGGAAACTTTCTCAACACTCCGCAGCATTGGAAATGCTACAATCGGAGTTGTGCAAGGCAACATTGATCAAGGATCAAAATGGGATTCTAAATACCAGATTGCCACGCTTGATAAATATATAAAACTGAGCAAAAATTTCGCAGTCAAACCTGATTTGATAGTCTGGCCGGAAACAGCAATGCCCTTCCAGATACAAGATCCGAGCGACATGCGTGCAACTCTGTTAAACTTCAGCAAAGATTCCGGCACCCCCCTCTTAACAGGTGCACCGGGTTATGTTCTGCACCCGCAGTCCAAATCTTACTCATTATACAACAGAGCTCTCCTCCTTGATCCACACAAAACAACCCTTGACTGGTATGAAAAATCACATCTGGTACCCTTCGGAGAGTATGTACCTCTTAAAGAATATTTACCTATTGATAAGTTAGTTCAGGGCATTGGAGATTTTATTCCGGGCAAAGATGCCAGCCCTCTTCAAAGCGGCAACCTTGCTATGGGGATACTCATCTGCTATGAAGGAATCTTCCCGGAACTTGCTCAGGAACGAGTCGAAAAAGGTGCAAACCTGCTGATTAACATCAGTAATGACGCATGGTACGGAAAAACATCCGCACCGTTTCAACACCTCGGGCTGGTCTCACTCAGAGCTGTGGAACAGGGACGTTATCTGATTAGAGGCACTAATACCGGAATTTCCGCGTGCATTGATCCACTCGGCAAAGTATCTGATTCAACCGGCTTATTTGTTGATGCAGCTATTTTGACAACCCCCGAACTGATGACAGGAATGACCTTTTTCAGTTCCAACTATGAATTAATGACATACGGCCCGTTATTTCTGACATTATTGTTCGTCATATGGATAGCAATTGCCCACCTCGTATCAGGCAATAAAAGAAAATACTAAAAGGATTATACAGAAAAACAATGCTTCAATTTTCGGACTTAAAATCCAAAGCAGCAAACTGCAACAAAAAATTTATCAGCCTCTGGGGGCGACTTTGACCACTCTCAATGTAAAGAGCGCCTCGAAGAAATAGAACACGACCTGAGCAAGCCCGGAGCTTGGGATAAGCCGGATGAGCTTACCCCTGTTCTCAGAGAAAAAAGCATACTTGAAGAAAAAGTAGCCTCATACGAAGCACTTTCTTCGACCAAAAGTGATGTGGAAGAATGGCTGATTCTTGCCGCAGAAGATCAGGATCAGGAAATTCTGGAAACCCTTTCAGAGATCCTCACAAAGCTTTCTAATCTAATTGAGCAAACTGAACTTGCGACTCTTCTCTCCAACCCTGAAGATAAAAGCACCGCCATCTTGGAAATTCATCCGGGTGCAGGCGGAGTTGAAGCTCAGGACTGGGCAGAAATGCTTCTTAGAATGTACATGCGCTGGTGCGAAAAAAGAAATTGGCAAGCCAGTTATCTTGATCTTCAACCAGGTGATGAAGCCGGTATTAAGAGTGTAACTATTCAAGTCAAAGGACTTTACGCTTACGGTTTTATGAAAGGAGAAGCCGGAATTCACAGACTTATCCGCATATCTCCGTATGATGCATCAGGCAGAAGACATACCTCATTTGCCTCAGTCGATGTTTATCCTGAAATATCTCACGATATTGAAATAGAAGTTAAAGATGATGATATCCGTCTGGACGTATTCCGCGCAAGCGGTCCCGGCGGGCAACACGTCAACAAAACAAATTCAGCGGTGCGTATTACACATCTGCCGACAAATATTGTTGTGCAATGCCAGAATGAAAAATCTCAGCTCAAAAATAAAGAAACGGCTATGAAAGTTTTGAAATCCCGTCTTTACGAGCAAGAGCTGAAAAGACAGGAAGAAAGTAAAAAAGCCGACTACTCCTCCAAAGATTCAATTGCGTGGGGAAGTCAGATTAAAACATACACCCTACAGCCTTACAGACTGGTTAAGGACCATCGTTGCGGCGCAGAAGACGGAAATGTTGACGCGGTTCTTGACGGTGAACTTGATGATTTAGTCAGAAACTACCTGCTTCATGCATATGGCGGATAAAATGAACGCTGAATATATTGCTGAGAATGAAGCCTATCTGCTGGATGAACTCCTTTCAGTACGAGAACGCTTCTGCGATGAAAAAAACG encodes the following:
- a CDS encoding hemolysin family protein, whose protein sequence is MDDGSEGRLWAKLINLFRKTDSPLEEHILEAREEGEIKSEVVSMLLNVLELKDTTANEIMIPRTDIIGAEISGGLAEVAEQIIEHGHSRIPVYMDTKDHIVGIVHAKDIIAPLLAGQTYESLEKILRDPFIVSENIQIKTLLKEFQSGRNHMAILQDEYGGTSGLITMEDVLEEIVGDISDEHDVVRPSDFYEREDGNFMVSGRVSLCEVSEKFDLDLESEHVDSIGGYLSELMGRIPHIGEFIDVSGYRFTVHESDAKQITSILVEPPKGS
- the lnt gene encoding apolipoprotein N-acyltransferase is translated as MNLVLPILIATICAGIGYANPAVHFPAAALGFPLALGLVAFSARSPREALKRGWIVGSFACLACLYWLAYPVGVYGGISWFLAIPCPILMAMAVGGYYGLYTFILNIAARKLHPFMLCIFSGLLWTTMEFAQGYFFTGFPWMTLSSAFSFWPESIQGAAFVGAYGLSGLLASITTGLLTWKSSNLAKIWSVGILTAIVLLGVLRTQPETFSTLRSIGNATIGVVQGNIDQGSKWDSKYQIATLDKYIKLSKNFAVKPDLIVWPETAMPFQIQDPSDMRATLLNFSKDSGTPLLTGAPGYVLHPQSKSYSLYNRALLLDPHKTTLDWYEKSHLVPFGEYVPLKEYLPIDKLVQGIGDFIPGKDASPLQSGNLAMGILICYEGIFPELAQERVEKGANLLINISNDAWYGKTSAPFQHLGLVSLRAVEQGRYLIRGTNTGISACIDPLGKVSDSTGLFVDAAILTTPELMTGMTFFSSNYELMTYGPLFLTLLFVIWIAIAHLVSGNKRKY
- the prfB gene encoding peptide chain release factor 2 (programmed frameshift), translating into MLQFSDLKSKAANCNKKFISLWGRLDHSQCKERLEEIEHDLSKPGAWDKPDELTPVLREKSILEEKVASYEALSSTKSDVEEWLILAAEDQDQEILETLSEILTKLSNLIEQTELATLLSNPEDKSTAILEIHPGAGGVEAQDWAEMLLRMYMRWCEKRNWQASYLDLQPGDEAGIKSVTIQVKGLYAYGFMKGEAGIHRLIRISPYDASGRRHTSFASVDVYPEISHDIEIEVKDDDIRLDVFRASGPGGQHVNKTNSAVRITHLPTNIVVQCQNEKSQLKNKETAMKVLKSRLYEQELKRQEESKKADYSSKDSIAWGSQIKTYTLQPYRLVKDHRCGAEDGNVDAVLDGELDDLVRNYLLHAYGG